The DNA segment GGGACGGGATCCTGCGTTCCTCCGACGAGGTACGGGGGACGCTCGACAGCCTGAAGCAGGCAGGAGTGGCCGAGGTGTGCCTCTGGCCACTGGCCCGCAGCCTCGACCAAGTCGACCGGTTCGCCGACGCCGTGAAGGGTTACCAACCGTGACGGCGGGGACGGTCGCATCGCCGGCGGACGGGAAGGCGCCGCGGCGGCTCCGCGGCGGCCCTCACGTCCGTCCTGGGCGTCCGCCTGCGAGGTCGCTGCGGTCCTCGTCCAGGACGTGACGGGAGCCCTCGTCCGCTAGGAGATCGGCCGCCAGTCGCGCCACCATCCGCCCCACCTCGGCGTGCTGTTCGGGGGACCAGCCCGCCAGCAGGCGCTCCAGGCCGTCGTGACGTGCGGTCACCAGGCGGCCAAGAGCAGCGTCGCCCTCGGCGGTGAGTGCGTACCGCTCTTGGTGCCCTTGCGTCGGCGAGGCGGCGCCCGAGGCTGCGGGGGGACCAGTGCCCGAACCCGGCCGGTCCCCGTCAAGCCGGATCAAGCCCGCTCCGGCCAGGGACCCTGCCTGTCGGCTGACCGCGGGTCCCGGCACCTGCAGGTGGTCAGCCAGCTCGGCCAGGCTCAAACCCCCGTGGCGTCCCATGCGGAACAGCAGCCAGACGGCGGCCGGTTCCAGATCCACGTTCGCCCGTTCGGCCAGCGTGCTGTAGATCTGGGCCCGGTTCTCCCTCGCCGTGAGCACGCTCAGGGCCCGGGCGAGCTCGTCGCTCGAGCCACGGGTGTGAGGGATGGCAGTGGGCGCCAGGGTGTCGGCGGGGTCGGGAGCCCGCGTCGTGGTGCGGAGGGTGAGCTCGGGCAGCAGCCAGGTGATCAGGAACGCCACCACGGCGACAGGCACGGCGACCAGGAACACCGTCTGCAGCGAGGAGGCGTAGGCATCGATGAAGCCGTGACGCACGGCGGGAGGCAGCTGGGCCAGCCCGGCCGGGCTCACCCCTCCGGTCCCTGACACCCCCGGCGGCAGCGGTACACCGCCAAGGGAGCGGTTCAGGTTGCCGACCAGCACGTTGGCGAAGATGGCGCCGAACACTGCCACCCCGAAGGACCCTCCGATGGAGCGAAAGAAGGTGACGCCCGAGGTGGCCGTCCCCAGGTCGCGGTAGTCCACGGCGTTCTGGATGGCGATCACCAGCACCTGGATGACCGAGCCGATGCCCAGGCCGAGGACCAGCATGGCCAGGCTGGCTTCGAGCGTCCCGGTGGTCGGGGTCAACCGGGACAGCAAGAAGAGACCAAGCGCCATCAGCGCCGTGCCCACGATAGGGAACACCTTGTAGCGGCCCCAGCGGCTGATGGCCTGGCCGCTGCCGATGGAGGTGATCAGGAGCCCGCCCACGAGCGGCAACAGGTGGACCCCCGAGAGGGTGGGGCTCACCCCCTTCACCACCTGCTGGTAGAGGGGCAGGTAGGTGATGGCCCCGAACATGGCAAAGCCCACGGCGAAGCCGAGGGCGCCGGTGACGAGGAACGTCCGGTTGCGGAACAGCGGCAGCGGGATGATCGGTTCGCTCGCTCGTCGCTCGACGCGCGAGAAGGCCACCAGCAGGACCAACCCGGCGACGCCCAGGATGACGATGGGGGCCGAGCCCCATGCGAAGCTGGTGCCGCCCAGGCTGGTGAGGAGCACCAGCGCGGTGGCGCCGAGGGCCAGGAGGGCGGCGCCGGCGTAGTCGATGACGTGGTGGACCCGTTGGGCGGCGGCAGGCAGGGCGATGGCCGTCACGACCAGGGCCACGATCCCGATGGGCACGTTGATGTAGAAGATCCAGTGGTAGGACAGGTTGTCGACGAAGAAGCCCCCCAGCAGCGGGCCGATCACGCTCGACACGCCGAAGACCGCTCCGAAGAGCCCCTGGTAGCGCCCGCGCTCCCGAGGCGAGACGACGTCGCCGATGGTGGCCTGGGCGCCGACGATGAGGCCGCCTGCCCCCAGGCCCTGGATGGCCCGAAAGCCGATCAGCTCGTCCAGGGTCTGGGCCAGGCCGGCCAGGATGGAGCCGGCCAGGAAGATGACAATGGCGGCCTGGAAGAAGACCTTGCGGCCATAGAGGTCGCCGAGCTTGCCCCAGATGGGAGTCGACACGGTGGAAGCCAGCAGATACGCCGTCACCACGAAGGAGAGGTGGGACAGCC comes from the Acidimicrobiales bacterium genome and includes:
- a CDS encoding MDR family MFS transporter, coding for MSVETARPGDSPELQLSGRRLWLIIGALLIGLLLAALDQTIVATALPTIAGDLHGLSHLSFVVTAYLLASTVSTPIWGKLGDLYGRKVFFQAAIVIFLAGSILAGLAQTLDELIGFRAIQGLGAGGLIVGAQATIGDVVSPRERGRYQGLFGAVFGVSSVIGPLLGGFFVDNLSYHWIFYINVPIGIVALVVTAIALPAAAQRVHHVIDYAGAALLALGATALVLLTSLGGTSFAWGSAPIVILGVAGLVLLVAFSRVERRASEPIIPLPLFRNRTFLVTGALGFAVGFAMFGAITYLPLYQQVVKGVSPTLSGVHLLPLVGGLLITSIGSGQAISRWGRYKVFPIVGTALMALGLFLLSRLTPTTGTLEASLAMLVLGLGIGSVIQVLVIAIQNAVDYRDLGTATSGVTFFRSIGGSFGVAVFGAIFANVLVGNLNRSLGGVPLPPGVSGTGGVSPAGLAQLPPAVRHGFIDAYASSLQTVFLVAVPVAVVAFLITWLLPELTLRTTTRAPDPADTLAPTAIPHTRGSSDELARALSVLTARENRAQIYSTLAERANVDLEPAAVWLLFRMGRHGGLSLAELADHLQVPGPAVSRQAGSLAGAGLIRLDGDRPGSGTGPPAASGAASPTQGHQERYALTAEGDAALGRLVTARHDGLERLLAGWSPEQHAEVGRMVARLAADLLADEGSRHVLDEDRSDLAGGRPGRT